The stretch of DNA CCTGTTGGATATTACCATTACCCGTGATCCATAATGGCACCGTTACATCGCTAAGTCTTGAAATACGTGCAGAGTTTACTGCATAAGCTTCACTGTGGCTTAACCCTGCCATAAGCAGGCTTAAGCCACAGATCACAGAATGATATTTTTTTTGGCTCAACATTGGGCGTGCACTTTAAATAGGTGAAACTAATAAAGTTAATGTTCCGGTGTACACACCGTCACTGATCGCTTGCATATTTGCATTGGTAATACCCACAATAATCCTGGCGGTATTTCCAGGGGTTGTGCCCGCACAATTAGAATTATCAGTTGCTGCATTATTTAATGTTCCCGATGTCACATTGGCAGTTAACGCTGTACCAGTATTAGCCAACGCTCCAACACCACCTGAATTCCACGTAACGGTATAAGGTAAGGTGACTGCGCTGGCACTCAATGTAAATGCGCTTGCTGTACCACTACCCGTTGCCTTTACTGTATAAGCGCCAGATGGCCGTGTTGAATAGACACAGACATCGTTGGTTAACGTAACGGCTCCATCGCCATCAACCCATGATGCTAGGGTTAGGTCTGTTAACCCACTGATTTTTACACGTGCTGGTTTTGTCACACTTATAGTAAGCGATCCTGTAGACGTAGCTCCCAGGGTACCCTGTGTCGCTGCTTCAACTTGTGAGGCCGATACTATTGTTGCTAACAAAGCCAACACCATTTTATATGATTTACCCATACCCTACTCCTATTAATCATTTATTGCATATTAATTGCAAGCCATTATTTAATATTACCATCCAATTATTAAGATGTTATTCATTTGCGTATAATATTACCAATTTATTATTTTAAAAATTAATGATTTGTTATTGATTTAATCATTAATCTCACTTTTGAATACGTCATGTGATCATGTATTGAATCATAAGGTGTTTTTTGTATAGAGAGTTGCCACATCAAAACACCGCCCTCCCATAAAGGAAAAACCACGATATTAAATGTGACGTTTTTTTTAATTTTATATTGAAATTTGATCATGAACGTGGTTTTAATATGCGCCCAAGAATACGTCAATACAGTGCGTCTTAGGGAATAAAGGCAGTGGGGTATGATAATCACAGTTTATGTTGTTTCGGGGTGTTCTATGTTTCATTGCTATCCTATTGACATGCCTTCCTGGGTTAGACGCACAGGCACGTGACAACCCTCTTGCACCGATTGCTATTCCAGTTAAAGCTGGAGCACCTCGTGGATTTGAATTTCTGGATGAACCACAGATAGGTAAGGTTGATGTATCCTATGGTGGCAGGATGATTGGTTCCGCTATGGTTACCTATACGTCCGAAACGGTTGCCTTTGAAAATATCAATGAGCTGTTAAACACGATTCCAGCCATTAAGCCTGATGCACTGGATAAAATAGTCACCACCTTATCGGGCAAGATCAGCAATCACGCCGAGAACATCTGTTCGCGCTATTCAGGTAATTTTTCAAAGAATGATTGCGGCACCCTCACCCCTGATGTTGCGGGAGTTATTTTTGATGAGTCTCATTTTAAGGCTGAACTGTTTATCAATTCAACCCTGCTTGACAAACAAGACAGCAAAAATGACCGAATTCTTCCCCCAGCCGAAAACATCTTTTCTGGACTTCATTCTTTTTCAGGCAATGTCAGTAAAGAGCCCGATGGCCGTGATAGTTTTTCAATGATCCAAAACTCTACCCTTGGTTATGGCCAGGGGCGGTTTAATCTGGTGAATGTCTATACCCAGGATACCCAGCGGATGGATTCGGCACTCCTTAGTTTAGATAAAAAGGGCTACTTGTTTAAAGCGGGGTATTTTGAAAGCCTGGCCCATCATATATTGCCAGAGCTTCAAGTAACGGGGGTATCCGCGGCTACATCGTTAGACACTAATTTGGCACAAAAACGCAATGCTGGTAACCAAATTTGGCTTTTTCTTCCCACACGCAGTTGGGTAACCCTGCTCCATAATAATATTATT from Alphaproteobacteria bacterium encodes:
- a CDS encoding TcfC E-set like domain-containing protein, yielding MLFRGVLCFIAILLTCLPGLDAQARDNPLAPIAIPVKAGAPRGFEFLDEPQIGKVDVSYGGRMIGSAMVTYTSETVAFENINELLNTIPAIKPDALDKIVTTLSGKISNHAENICSRYSGNFSKNDCGTLTPDVAGVIFDESHFKAELFINSTLLDKQDSKNDRILPPAENIFSGLHSFSGNVSKEPDGRDSFSMIQNSTLGYGQGRFNLVNVYTQDTQRMDSALLSLDKKGYLFKAGYFESLAHHILPELQVTGVSAATSLDTNLAQKRNAGNQIWLFLPTRSWVTLLHNNIIYATEFYEAGNQIIDTTALPEGAYDITIRIREPNGNTRDEKRFFAKNFQIPPPGQPIYYTMAGFVRQQDQTQPLPQTSSTPIFQADTIRRITDNIGVNASLMDVGDTGYIELGTFCFLNQIKK